Genomic window (Flavobacterium oreochromis):
CACGTCCTAGTACGATAGGTCCAATTTCTCCTTTGTTGATTGCGTTGTTAAATGCTTGTGCTATTTTAGTACGACCTTCTGCATCTGCGTACAAAATACGTGCTTGTGAGCCTACTACTAATTTGTTTTGCTGTGCTCCTTTAATCCATTGAATATTGTCTGCCATTTGTTGTTGGATTTCTTCAGGAGCATTTTTCATCATTTCTTCTAAGATTTGACAAGCAATATCGTCTGTTTTTTGTAAATCTTCTGGTTTTCCAGAAGTACATACCCAACGGAAAGGACCAAAACCATAATCAAAACACATGGGACCCATGATATCCTGAACGTAGGATGGATATTTAAATTCTCGGCCTAAAGTTGGATTTTCAGCCATAATATTAGCACCAGCACGTGATGCTTCTAAAAGAAAAGCATTTCCATAATCAAAAAAATAGGTTCCTTTTTCAGTGTGTTTATTAATGGCTTCGGCATGACGGCGTAATGTTTTTTGGACTTCTAATTTGAATTCGTCAGGGTTGTTGGCCATCATATTATTTGCTTCCTCAAAAGAAATACCAACGGGGTAGTAGCCACCAGCCCAAGGATTGTGTAATGAGGTTTGGTCTGAGCCTAAGTCAATTTGTAAGCCTTCTTCATAAAAACGTTCCCATACATCTACTACATTTCCTAAATAAGCTAGGGAAACTACTTCTTTAGTTTCTAATGCTTTTTTAACACGAGAAATTAATTCATTCATGTTTTCGTGAATTTCGTGAATCCAGCCTTGTTCATGACGTATTTTGGTTATTTTAGGGTTTACTTCTGCACAAACAGTTACACAACCGGCAATAGTTCCTGCTTTTGGTTGAGCTCCGCTCATTCCTCCTAATCCAGAGGTGACAAATAATCCGCCATTAGGATTTTTTTTAATTTTTCTAAATCCATTTAAAACAGTAATGGTAGTGCCATGTACTATTCCTTGAGGACCAATATACATATAGCTTCCTGCTGTCATTTGCCCGTATTGTGTTACGCCTAAAGCATTAAAACGTTCCCAATCATCAGGTTTAGAGTAATTAGGAATCATCATACCGTTTGTAACTACTACTCTTGGAGCGTCTTTATGAGAGGGGAATAATCCCATAGGATGACCTGAGTACATAACAAGTGTTTGCTCATCTGTCATTTCGGCTAAATATTTCATTGTTAGCCTATATTGAGCCCAGTTGCTAAAAACACCTCCATTGCCACCGTAAGTTATTAATTCGTGAGGATGTTGAGCTACAGCATAATCCAGATTATTTTGAATCATAAGCATAATGGCTTTTGCTTGTAAGCTTTTACCTGGATAGTCCGTAATAGGTCGAGCTTTTATTTCATAATCAGGACGTAAACGATACATATATATACGTCCATATTTTTCTAATTCTTCTTTAAATTCTGGAATTAGTTCAGCATGCTGGTTAGGCTCAAAATAGCGAAGAGCATTTTTTAAAGCTAACTTTTTTTCTTCTGTAGTTAATATTTCTTTACGCTTTGGAGCGTGGTTAATTTGAGATTCATACGTTTTTGCTTGTGGTAAGATTGTAGGAATTCCTTCTGCTATTTGTTCTTGAAATGTCATTTTGTTTAGCTTTAAGCTTTATGCTATAAGCAATAAGCAATTTTTATTGTGTTTTTTTAAAATTTTAGAATTATTAGATATGCCAAAAAGGGTTGGTTTTTTTTATTATTCCGGTTTTTTTATCAAATCCATAAGGACAATGACGGCATCCACTTTTGCAACAATAACCCCGTTTTAAATGGTATTTTTCTGTGAAGCATTTATATCCTTCAGGAGTATAATAAAAATCTTCACCTTCTTTTAAATTATTTGGATTTAAATCATTGTTCATGCGCACAAATTTATCAAATTTGTATATATGTTTTTTATAGTATCTAAATATTTAACACCTAAGGGATTTCGTGGAATTACTTTTTTTCCATTTGTTTTTATGCGAAAGGAGGACGATAGAGCTGATGTATGTTTTATAAATCATGAAAGAATTCATATACAGCAACAAAAGGAGATGTTGTTGTTTTTATTTTTTATTTGGTATGGAATAGAGTATTTGTTTCGATTATTACAGTTTAGAGATAAAAGGAAGGCGTATTATAATATTTCATTTGAAAGAGAGGCATATAAAAAGAAAAAGACCTCCACTATTTAAAGAGGAGGTCTTTTTGGGCATTTTTACAATATGTTTAGTATATTACTTTTTTAGTTATTATAGCTCCGTTTTCGAGCATTATTTTTACTAATATCATACTTTGAGTGTTTTTAAGATTAATTAAAGATTCCATTTGATTAATGTCTTTTGCTTCAATCAAAGTTTTTCCTAAAACATCATAAATTTCAATGTTTTTTAAATTGAATAATTCTGATTTGATATGTAATTCATTAGTTCCATAAATAAAAACACTATTCTTATACTCTGAATCGTTATTAGATAATGTTTCGTTCGTATATTTAATTATAAAACGTGTTTTAAATAGTCCTTTTTCACTTGTAAAAGAGTAGGGGCTAGTTGTTAAATCATGTGTTGTATTTGTTAATAAATCTTCTATATATATTTTCTGATTATTAGTTTTGAATATACCGTCTACTTCTGATATAGCAAATTTATAATTACCATTTGCTGGTACTTGATATCCTATGTTGAATTTATCATTTATGTCAAAAGGGCCTTTACCTTGTATAACGTATGCGTCATTATCTAGTAATGAAAAGGCTTTTAAAGGTGCTTCATAATCAGTTTTAGCATCAAATAAGAAATCTTTTTCTGCTGTTGCATCTTCTGTGTAACCAATTAAAAAACGGTCACTACTTGAAGTGTTATCAACTAGATCAATCCAAATTCGATCTGTTTGTTTTTCTTTTTATTATCAGTTGTTCTGTAAAATTGACTATTATTA
Coding sequences:
- a CDS encoding urocanate hydratase → MTFQEQIAEGIPTILPQAKTYESQINHAPKRKEILTTEEKKLALKNALRYFEPNQHAELIPEFKEELEKYGRIYMYRLRPDYEIKARPITDYPGKSLQAKAIMLMIQNNLDYAVAQHPHELITYGGNGGVFSNWAQYRLTMKYLAEMTDEQTLVMYSGHPMGLFPSHKDAPRVVVTNGMMIPNYSKPDDWERFNALGVTQYGQMTAGSYMYIGPQGIVHGTTITVLNGFRKIKKNPNGGLFVTSGLGGMSGAQPKAGTIAGCVTVCAEVNPKITKIRHEQGWIHEIHENMNELISRVKKALETKEVVSLAYLGNVVDVWERFYEEGLQIDLGSDQTSLHNPWAGGYYPVGISFEEANNMMANNPDEFKLEVQKTLRRHAEAINKHTEKGTYFFDYGNAFLLEASRAGANIMAENPTLGREFKYPSYVQDIMGPMCFDYGFGPFRWVCTSGKPEDLQKTDDIACQILEEMMKNAPEEIQQQMADNIQWIKGAQQNKLVVGSQARILYADAEGRTKIAQAFNNAINKGEIGPIVLGRDHHDVSGTDSPYRETSNIYDGSRFTADMAIHNVIGDSFRGATWVSIHNGGGVGWGEVINGGFGMLLDGSADSERRLKSMLFWDVNNGISRRSWARNEGAIFAIKRAMEQEPLLKVTLPNIVDDTLL
- a CDS encoding DUF5522 domain-containing protein, whose amino-acid sequence is MNNDLNPNNLKEGEDFYYTPEGYKCFTEKYHLKRGYCCKSGCRHCPYGFDKKTGIIKKTNPFWHI
- a CDS encoding T9SS sorting signal type C domain-containing protein, with the protein product MWIDLVDNTSSSDRFLIGYTEDATAEKDFLFDAKTDYEAPLKAFSLLDNDAYVIQGKGPFDINDKFNIGYQVPANGNYKFAISEVDGIFKTNNQKIYIEDLLTNTTHDLTTSPYSFTSEKGLFKTRFIIKYTNETLSNNDSEYKNSVFIYGTNELHIKSELFNLKNIEIYDVLGKTLIEAKDINQMESLINLKNTQSMILVKIMLENGAIITKKVIY